In the genome of Patescibacteria group bacterium, one region contains:
- a CDS encoding AI-2E family transporter, translating into MDTTNNRLQHNFFLLLLAGSGLIMFFIFAPFLTALILAFSFSVVFRPLYNRILKHSNGRSGISALATVGVVIVAVLIPFVLVGGLLLAEAQGLYSSIASNGGGVQVVSRGVENIERYIQGFAPNVNLNVAEYVQYGLQWVVSHLGTLFSSFLNITIGLFLMLITLFYLLRDGDALKSHYLSLSPLSNKYDQEILERLSAAINSVIKGSLVIAIVQGTLAALGVWIFGLSNPILWGVCATIASLIPGFGTALVMFPAVVYLFIIGDTGNGIGLLIWQVAVVGLVDNFLTPYLLNRGIKIHPLLVLISVLGGIVFFGPIGFLLGPIVLAFFFALLHIYPMILTSHVEKDR; encoded by the coding sequence ATGGATACTACAAACAACCGATTACAACACAATTTCTTTCTGTTACTTTTAGCTGGGTCTGGGCTCATTATGTTTTTTATCTTTGCTCCATTTTTAACTGCGCTTATTTTAGCGTTCTCTTTTTCTGTAGTATTTCGACCACTTTATAATCGAATTCTAAAACATAGTAATGGTCGCTCAGGAATTTCAGCCTTGGCAACCGTAGGCGTTGTGATTGTTGCTGTGCTTATTCCTTTTGTATTAGTTGGAGGATTACTTTTGGCTGAAGCTCAAGGATTGTATAGTTCAATTGCATCAAATGGTGGAGGAGTGCAAGTGGTTTCACGAGGTGTGGAAAATATTGAAAGATATATTCAAGGGTTTGCCCCAAACGTAAATCTTAATGTTGCAGAATATGTGCAGTATGGATTGCAGTGGGTTGTCTCACATTTGGGCACGTTATTTTCAAGTTTTTTGAATATAACTATTGGTTTGTTTTTGATGTTAATTACGTTGTTTTATTTACTTCGAGATGGTGATGCATTAAAGTCGCACTATTTAAGTTTGAGTCCACTCTCAAATAAGTATGATCAAGAAATTCTCGAGCGACTTTCAGCTGCAATAAATTCTGTTATTAAAGGATCTCTCGTAATCGCAATAGTACAAGGAACATTGGCAGCACTCGGTGTATGGATATTTGGTCTTTCAAATCCTATTTTGTGGGGAGTGTGTGCAACAATCGCAAGTCTTATTCCTGGATTTGGAACAGCTCTTGTAATGTTCCCAGCTGTAGTATATCTATTCATTATTGGCGATACTGGAAACGGCATTGGATTATTAATTTGGCAAGTTGCAGTCGTTGGACTTGTTGATAACTTCCTCACACCATATTTATTAAACAGGGGAATTAAAATCCATCCACTCCTTGTTTTGATCTCAGTTCTTGGTGGAATTGTCTTCTTTGGTCCAATAGGATTTCTTCTTGGTCCAATTGTTCTTGCATTCTTCTTTGCACTTTTGCATATATATCCTATGATACTAACATCACATGTTGAAAAAGATCGTTAG
- a CDS encoding FAD-binding oxidoreductase, whose translation MKKPAKEVYWYTLKKPKPVHLDRDLVVDIVVVGGGMAGLMCAQRIRRDNKNLKVVVVEAGICGAGASGKSSGFITPDSELELSDLVKEYGEEKAKKLWDFVKKGVTSIKETIQRRNLPCDFSVQDSLYVANDQKGYKKVEAEFRAQKKAGYNAFLFDEKRIKSILGTDTYMGGVRTKDTFGMISYLYCQELKESLQRDSMAIYEETPVTEITPVGIRTEKFIIQADKVVVCTDRFLPDFNIAKDEVYHAQTFLAISEPLPHASVNALFPNAPVMVWDTDLIYQYYRLVEGNRLLLGSSSIVHTYNKNESSYTDGILRKMYRYLKEKFPHVPVHFEYMWGGLIGVSKDFLPIAGRDPVNKNMFFIGACAGLPWAASLGEYIADKILEGRDEFDEVFSPSRKFPLGKNAQVILRKPLTFALSHGIKKYFK comes from the coding sequence TTGAAAAAGCCGGCAAAAGAAGTTTATTGGTATACCTTAAAGAAGCCTAAACCGGTCCATTTGGATCGGGATCTTGTCGTGGATATTGTAGTGGTAGGAGGAGGCATGGCCGGACTTATGTGTGCTCAAAGAATTAGACGAGATAATAAAAACTTGAAAGTAGTTGTTGTTGAAGCTGGAATCTGTGGTGCGGGAGCTAGTGGAAAAAGCTCTGGATTTATCACACCTGACTCAGAGCTGGAACTTTCTGATTTGGTAAAAGAATACGGTGAAGAAAAGGCAAAAAAGTTGTGGGATTTTGTAAAAAAAGGGGTCACATCTATTAAAGAAACAATCCAACGTAGAAATCTTCCATGTGATTTTTCTGTACAAGATTCTCTCTACGTTGCAAATGATCAAAAAGGATACAAGAAAGTTGAAGCTGAATTTAGAGCACAAAAGAAAGCTGGGTATAATGCATTTCTTTTTGACGAAAAGAGAATTAAAAGTATTTTAGGTACTGATACATATATGGGAGGTGTCCGTACAAAAGATACATTTGGAATGATTTCATATTTATATTGCCAAGAGCTCAAAGAATCATTGCAGCGTGATAGTATGGCTATTTATGAAGAAACTCCTGTTACTGAAATAACTCCTGTAGGAATTAGAACTGAGAAGTTTATTATTCAAGCCGATAAAGTTGTCGTATGTACTGATCGATTTTTGCCAGATTTTAACATTGCAAAAGATGAGGTGTATCATGCTCAAACGTTTCTCGCTATTTCAGAGCCATTACCTCATGCATCAGTAAATGCACTTTTTCCAAATGCACCAGTTATGGTGTGGGATACTGATCTTATATATCAATACTATCGATTAGTTGAAGGTAATAGATTATTGCTTGGCTCATCAAGTATTGTTCATACATACAATAAAAATGAATCTTCATATACAGATGGTATTTTGCGAAAAATGTATCGCTATCTAAAAGAAAAATTTCCGCATGTACCTGTTCACTTTGAGTACATGTGGGGAGGACTCATAGGTGTATCAAAAGATTTTCTTCCTATAGCAGGAAGAGATCCAGTAAATAAAAATATGTTTTTTATTGGTGCTTGTGCTGGATTGCCTTGGGCTGCTAGCCTTGGAGAGTACATTGCTGATAAGATACTAGAAGGTAGGGATGAGTTTGATGAAGTGTTTTCACCATCTCGAAAATTTCCTCTTGGAAAGAATGCTCAAGTAATTTTGCGAAAGCCGCTCACATTTGCGTTAAGCCACGGTATAAAAAAATATTTTAAATAA
- a CDS encoding DUF1761 domain-containing protein, with translation MLIYAINVLPVVLAAFSTMVIGMLWYSPVMFGTKWMQLVGMTAEMTPEAKKRAKFAYVFMAISAVVMAYVLALFIENMFVLSMNGALTIALFAWVGFVATSMTGEYLFNAKPKPWALYILNSGYYLVALLANAIIIFTFIK, from the coding sequence ATGCTCATCTATGCAATAAATGTGTTGCCTGTCGTGCTTGCAGCGTTCTCAACAATGGTCATTGGCATGCTCTGGTATTCACCAGTCATGTTTGGGACTAAATGGATGCAACTTGTAGGCATGACTGCTGAGATGACCCCTGAGGCAAAGAAGCGAGCAAAATTTGCCTATGTTTTTATGGCCATCTCAGCCGTGGTAATGGCATATGTTCTTGCTTTATTTATAGAAAATATGTTTGTACTCAGTATGAACGGAGCTCTCACCATTGCTTTGTTTGCATGGGTTGGATTTGTTGCAACATCAATGACAGGAGAGTATCTCTTTAATGCAAAGCCAAAGCCTTGGGCATTATATATATTAAACAGCGGATATTATCTTGTGGCCTTACTCGCGAATGCAATTATTATTTTCACGTTTATTAAGTAG
- the gpmI gene encoding 2,3-bisphosphoglycerate-independent phosphoglycerate mutase produces MKNKNVTLIVLDGWGYREESKDNAIKAAKTPVFNALWEKYPHTLLDASGLAVGLPQGQMGNSEIGHTTIGAGKVIDTDLVRIAKAITNGEFETNPAFRDLFEHVKKHDSTLHVKGLLGTGGVHAHSDHLVAFVRAAKNAGVTKIAIHVFTDGRDAPPQSAGDFLTDLEKSLEDIGIGFIASATGRFYAMDRDNNWDRIQKAEDALFHGKGKTIQGTKPSAVVRELYKEGKLDEHLEPMVFLDESGKAWKVEKNDGVFFFNFRADRARQISKKIVEKKETHNILFVTLTEYEKTLAAKVAYPQATIETTLAAEISKVGMTQAHLAETEKFPHATYFLNGGKENPHEGESHILLDSRKDVPTHDLAPKMRAEAIADKAIEEIEKGTNFIFINFANPDMVGHTANVPAIIEAVEEVDMQLGRVIAAIEKNGGVAFVTADHGNAEVNIDPITGTKHTSHTINPVPAILTSADGEMRTGGGLADITPTILEVLDIKQPESMTGTSLLKK; encoded by the coding sequence ATGAAAAATAAGAACGTCACACTCATTGTTTTGGATGGTTGGGGTTATCGAGAAGAGTCAAAAGATAATGCAATTAAGGCTGCTAAGACGCCTGTATTTAATGCGCTCTGGGAAAAGTATCCTCATACATTGCTTGATGCATCAGGACTTGCTGTAGGCTTGCCTCAAGGCCAGATGGGCAACTCAGAAATCGGACATACTACTATTGGTGCTGGAAAAGTAATTGATACTGACTTGGTGCGAATTGCGAAGGCTATTACCAACGGAGAGTTTGAAACCAATCCTGCTTTTCGAGATTTGTTTGAACATGTGAAAAAGCATGATTCAACACTCCATGTAAAAGGACTCCTTGGAACTGGTGGTGTTCATGCTCACTCAGATCACCTCGTTGCATTTGTGCGCGCTGCCAAAAATGCCGGAGTAACAAAAATCGCTATTCATGTATTTACCGATGGCCGTGATGCTCCTCCTCAAAGTGCTGGTGACTTTTTAACAGATCTTGAAAAATCTCTTGAAGATATTGGTATTGGATTTATTGCCTCTGCTACAGGACGATTCTATGCTATGGATCGCGATAACAACTGGGATCGTATTCAGAAAGCTGAAGATGCACTTTTTCACGGTAAAGGTAAAACAATTCAAGGAACAAAGCCATCTGCTGTTGTGCGAGAACTTTATAAAGAAGGAAAGCTCGATGAACACCTTGAACCTATGGTGTTTCTAGATGAATCAGGAAAGGCATGGAAAGTAGAAAAAAACGATGGAGTATTCTTTTTCAACTTTCGCGCAGATCGAGCCCGACAAATCTCAAAGAAAATTGTAGAGAAAAAAGAAACACACAATATCTTGTTTGTGACTCTTACAGAATATGAAAAGACTCTCGCAGCAAAAGTGGCATATCCTCAAGCAACTATCGAAACAACACTTGCTGCAGAAATCTCAAAAGTAGGAATGACCCAAGCTCACTTGGCAGAAACAGAAAAGTTCCCCCATGCTACCTATTTCTTAAACGGAGGAAAAGAAAATCCTCATGAAGGCGAGTCACATATTCTTCTTGATAGTCGAAAAGATGTTCCAACACACGATTTAGCTCCAAAGATGCGAGCAGAAGCTATTGCTGACAAAGCAATTGAGGAAATAGAAAAGGGAACTAACTTTATCTTTATCAATTTTGCAAATCCTGACATGGTAGGCCACACCGCAAATGTTCCTGCAATTATTGAAGCAGTTGAGGAAGTAGATATGCAACTTGGAAGAGTAATTGCAGCTATTGAAAAGAACGGAGGTGTTGCATTTGTTACTGCTGATCACGGAAATGCAGAAGTAAATATCGATCCTATTACAGGAACCAAACATACTTCACATACTATTAATCCCGTGCCAGCAATTTTGACATCAGCTGATGGAGAGATGCGAACAGGCGGTGGACTTGCTGATATTACTCCAACTATTCTAGAAGTTCTTGATATCAAGCAGCCTGAATCAATGACTGGTACAAGTTTACTCAAAAAGTAA
- the eno gene encoding phosphopyruvate hydratase, giving the protein MAKIKDIKGREILDSRGNPTVEVDLWLDDGSMGRAAVPSGASTGTHEAVELRDGAKRYGGKGVEKAVENVNTHLKKALKGKEFTQRSIDEAMIELDGTPNKGKLGANAILGISMAFAHATAKSKKQPLYKYFQTISKTKEVRLPLPMMNILNGGKHAIKSTDLQEFMVMPVGAKTFKQALQMGTEVFHALKKILVSKGFSTSVGDEGGFAPSLPKNEAAIEVILEAIEKAGYKAGKDIGIAIDGAASELYKDGKYHLESEGKVLSSEEMVDLYAEWVSKYPIVSIEDGLSEDDWTGYELMTKKIGKKVQIVGDDLFVTNPERLKQGIERKAANSILIKLNQIGTVSETIDAIVMARNAGFTSVVSHRSGETEDTTISDFVVGLGTGQIKTGSLCRSERTAKYNQLLRIEEMLAAKAVFPGKNAFKA; this is encoded by the coding sequence ATGGCAAAAATTAAGGATATTAAGGGACGAGAAATTTTGGACTCTCGAGGGAATCCAACCGTAGAAGTTGACCTTTGGCTTGATGACGGCTCAATGGGCCGAGCAGCAGTACCATCAGGTGCTTCAACAGGAACTCATGAAGCAGTAGAGCTCCGAGACGGTGCAAAGCGATATGGTGGAAAGGGCGTTGAGAAAGCAGTAGAAAACGTAAATACTCATCTCAAGAAAGCGCTTAAGGGAAAAGAGTTTACTCAGCGAAGTATCGACGAAGCAATGATTGAGCTTGATGGAACTCCAAACAAAGGAAAGCTTGGAGCTAATGCTATCCTTGGAATCTCAATGGCATTCGCACATGCAACAGCAAAATCAAAGAAGCAACCTCTCTACAAATACTTCCAAACTATTTCAAAGACAAAGGAAGTACGATTGCCTCTTCCAATGATGAATATTTTAAACGGAGGAAAGCATGCTATTAAGTCAACCGACCTTCAGGAATTTATGGTAATGCCAGTTGGAGCAAAGACTTTCAAGCAAGCGCTTCAAATGGGAACCGAAGTATTCCATGCTCTTAAGAAGATTCTTGTATCAAAAGGATTTTCAACATCAGTAGGAGACGAAGGGGGATTTGCTCCATCACTTCCAAAGAACGAAGCTGCTATTGAAGTAATTCTCGAAGCTATCGAGAAAGCAGGATACAAGGCAGGAAAGGATATTGGAATTGCTATCGACGGTGCTGCATCAGAACTCTACAAGGATGGAAAATATCATCTCGAATCAGAAGGTAAAGTATTATCTTCAGAAGAAATGGTAGACCTCTATGCAGAATGGGTATCAAAGTATCCTATTGTTTCAATTGAAGACGGACTTTCAGAAGATGATTGGACTGGATACGAACTCATGACCAAGAAGATTGGAAAGAAAGTACAGATTGTGGGAGACGATCTATTTGTTACTAATCCTGAAAGATTGAAGCAGGGAATTGAACGAAAGGCTGCTAACTCAATCTTGATTAAACTCAATCAGATTGGAACAGTGTCAGAAACCATCGATGCTATCGTGATGGCACGAAACGCAGGATTCACATCAGTTGTATCACATCGATCTGGAGAAACAGAAGACACAACTATTTCAGATTTTGTAGTAGGACTTGGAACAGGACAGATCAAGACTGGATCACTTTGCCGATCAGAACGAACTGCTAAGTACAACCAGCTTCTCCGAATCGAAGAAATGCTTGCCGCAAAAGCAGTATTTCCAGGAAAGAATGCTTTCAAAGCGTAA
- a CDS encoding phospholipase D-like domain-containing protein yields the protein MSEVNVQFYTKTSDAWEAMLADLEKATKTIDLEQYIFTIDSIGRRFIEVLERKSREGVVVRMLCDTVGSWNFYRSLVPDLLNHLGIRIRFFNPISPWRITNFTSNFFRDHRKLLIIDNQIGHIGGVGIQADMADWRDTHMRVIGPLAEEMTVSFEALWSSVDKPHLARFKKVVQFVKQFNLQVNYPRFRQRYIYQALIANIRSAKKYVYLTTPYFIPDIRLYRVLRLAAKKGVDVRLIVPDIADHVFVNHARESYFTLALKSGIKIYRYKDVMMHAKTAVVDDTWGTAGSFNLDSLSFYFNHEINISSSDLTFIHTIKRHFHEDLLMCEEVTHDRWVKRSFRKKFLELLTWPFHSIM from the coding sequence ATGTCTGAGGTAAACGTACAATTTTATACAAAAACGTCTGATGCATGGGAGGCGATGCTGGCCGACCTTGAAAAGGCAACAAAAACTATTGATCTTGAGCAATATATTTTTACTATTGATTCTATTGGGCGAAGATTTATTGAGGTGTTAGAACGGAAATCACGTGAGGGTGTAGTAGTGCGAATGTTGTGCGATACGGTGGGTAGCTGGAATTTTTATCGTTCACTTGTGCCTGATTTGCTTAATCACTTGGGAATTCGAATTCGGTTTTTTAATCCTATAAGCCCTTGGCGAATTACAAACTTTACATCAAATTTTTTTCGTGACCATCGGAAGTTATTGATAATAGATAATCAAATTGGTCACATTGGAGGTGTGGGTATTCAAGCTGATATGGCAGATTGGCGTGATACTCACATGCGAGTCATTGGGCCACTAGCAGAAGAAATGACCGTGAGCTTTGAAGCATTGTGGTCGAGCGTGGATAAACCGCATTTGGCTCGTTTTAAGAAAGTAGTTCAATTTGTTAAGCAATTCAACCTTCAAGTAAATTATCCGCGCTTCAGACAGCGATATATCTATCAAGCGCTTATTGCTAATATTCGCTCTGCTAAAAAATACGTGTATCTAACCACTCCGTATTTTATTCCAGATATTCGCTTGTATCGGGTGCTACGCTTGGCTGCAAAAAAGGGCGTTGATGTACGCCTTATAGTTCCAGATATTGCTGATCACGTATTCGTAAATCATGCACGTGAATCATATTTTACCTTGGCTTTAAAATCAGGAATTAAGATCTACAGATATAAGGATGTGATGATGCATGCAAAGACTGCAGTAGTAGATGACACTTGGGGTACAGCAGGAAGCTTTAATTTAGATAGTTTAAGCTTTTATTTTAATCACGAAATAAATATTTCAAGTTCTGATCTAACTTTTATACATACTATCAAACGACATTTCCATGAGGACTTACTTATGTGTGAAGAAGTAACACATGATCGTTGGGTCAAGAGATCATTTAGAAAAAAGTTTTTAGAACTCTTGACGTGGCCATTTCACAGTATTATGTAG
- the atpC gene encoding ATP synthase F1 subunit epsilon yields MHLSILTIEKSLFDGNVKEIIARTSAGEITILPQHIPLISKLESGNLRIIDENDKKHEFMISSGFLEIQPESKIVVLVDAV; encoded by the coding sequence ATGCATCTTAGTATTCTTACAATTGAAAAATCGCTATTTGATGGAAATGTAAAAGAAATCATTGCGCGTACAAGTGCCGGTGAGATTACAATTTTGCCTCAGCATATTCCTCTTATTTCAAAATTAGAATCTGGTAATCTTAGAATTATAGATGAGAACGATAAAAAGCATGAATTTATGATTTCTTCAGGATTTCTAGAAATACAACCTGAAAGCAAAATTGTCGTACTTGTAGATGCTGTATAA
- the atpD gene encoding F0F1 ATP synthase subunit beta, which translates to MNKGTITQIIGTVVDVRFEAGKLPEINHALEVIKGKEKVVLEVARHLGYGIVRAIALASTDGLIRGMEVVDTGAALSVPVGPGVLGKLFNVFGETLDGSIVNSTKRWPIHRPAPALTEQTTKTEVFETGVKVIDLLAPFIRGGKVGLFGGAGVGKTVLLKELIRNVAEESGGVSVFAGVGERTREGTDLLLEMQESGVLDKAALVYGQMNEVPGARLRTALSALTMAEYFRDEEGKDVLLFIDNIFRFSQAGSEVAALLGKMPSAVGYQSTLASEMGELQERITSTKKGAITSVQAIYVPADDITDPAPAAVFAHLDSTIVLSRALTELGIYPAVDPLASTSSALQPEVVGEDHYAVAREVQEILQHYAELQDIIAILGIDELSPEDKIVVARARRIQKFLSQPFYVAEVFSNIPGVFVKREDTVRSFREILDGKHDHKPEEAFYMKGSIDDVK; encoded by the coding sequence ATGAATAAAGGTACTATCACACAAATCATTGGAACAGTAGTAGATGTACGATTTGAGGCAGGTAAGCTTCCTGAAATAAATCATGCCCTTGAAGTTATTAAGGGTAAAGAAAAAGTTGTCCTTGAAGTAGCTCGACATTTGGGTTATGGAATTGTTCGAGCAATTGCACTTGCATCAACAGATGGCCTAATTCGTGGTATGGAAGTAGTTGATACAGGAGCTGCTTTATCTGTGCCAGTTGGACCTGGAGTGTTGGGTAAACTTTTTAATGTGTTTGGAGAGACACTAGATGGCTCAATTGTGAATTCTACAAAGCGATGGCCAATTCATCGCCCCGCTCCAGCGCTTACCGAGCAAACTACAAAGACTGAGGTTTTTGAAACGGGAGTAAAAGTAATTGATCTTTTAGCTCCATTTATTAGAGGAGGAAAAGTTGGATTATTCGGAGGAGCAGGAGTGGGAAAGACTGTGCTATTAAAAGAGCTCATCCGAAACGTGGCTGAAGAATCGGGGGGAGTATCTGTGTTTGCTGGAGTAGGAGAACGAACTCGAGAAGGAACTGATTTGCTTCTTGAAATGCAAGAATCAGGTGTGCTCGATAAAGCAGCCCTCGTATATGGACAGATGAATGAAGTACCAGGTGCGCGATTGCGAACTGCACTCTCTGCACTTACCATGGCAGAATATTTTAGAGATGAAGAAGGGAAAGATGTGCTTTTGTTTATTGATAATATTTTTAGATTTTCTCAAGCAGGATCTGAGGTGGCAGCACTTTTAGGAAAGATGCCTTCAGCTGTAGGATATCAATCGACTCTAGCATCGGAGATGGGTGAGCTTCAAGAACGAATCACTTCAACAAAAAAAGGTGCTATTACATCGGTGCAAGCAATTTATGTGCCTGCTGATGATATTACCGATCCCGCTCCAGCTGCAGTGTTTGCTCACTTAGATTCAACCATCGTGCTTTCACGAGCACTTACTGAGCTTGGAATTTATCCAGCGGTTGATCCATTGGCTTCAACATCATCTGCTCTTCAACCCGAAGTTGTAGGAGAAGATCATTATGCAGTTGCGAGAGAAGTTCAAGAAATCCTCCAGCATTATGCAGAGCTTCAAGATATTATTGCTATTTTGGGAATTGATGAACTTTCTCCGGAAGATAAAATTGTGGTAGCACGAGCTCGACGAATTCAAAAGTTTCTCTCTCAGCCGTTTTATGTTGCAGAAGTATTTAGTAATATTCCTGGCGTGTTTGTGAAGCGAGAAGATACTGTTCGAAGTTTCCGAGAGATCCTTGATGGTAAGCATGATCATAAACCAGAAGAAGCATTTTATATGAAGGGAAGTATTGATGATGTAAAATAG
- the atpG gene encoding ATP synthase F1 subunit gamma → MQSLRDIKKRIHSVKNIAQITKAMEVVSMTKMRRSQHFALAARPFALASLKMLGHILKKSSQKNVPLLLKSREIKKVLLVVITADKGLVGGFNDTVLDKADHILQKYNEKHTPVDIVVVGKKARDHFEHRHIHPIKSFIGFGDFTQFSETTEVAQSIVNGFHKNSWQAVEIIYTHFKTTLKQKTVHKQLLPASEESLTEFIQEIIPEYGKYSDIRDKSLPESHYNYTYTFEPSPEKIVVPLVENILKTALHHIMLESNASEHSARMVTMKSATDNASELKDTLTLEMNKARQAGITSEISEIIAGAEALS, encoded by the coding sequence ATGCAGTCGCTTCGAGACATAAAAAAACGAATACACTCTGTTAAAAACATTGCGCAAATCACAAAGGCAATGGAAGTAGTTTCAATGACAAAAATGCGACGCAGTCAGCATTTTGCATTAGCAGCTCGGCCGTTTGCTCTTGCATCACTCAAAATGCTTGGTCATATTTTGAAAAAGTCTTCGCAAAAGAATGTGCCTTTATTACTGAAATCTCGTGAAATAAAGAAAGTACTGCTTGTTGTAATTACTGCGGATAAAGGTTTGGTGGGAGGATTTAATGATACGGTTCTCGATAAAGCTGATCATATACTTCAAAAGTATAATGAAAAGCATACACCAGTAGATATTGTGGTAGTAGGTAAGAAAGCTCGAGATCATTTTGAGCATCGCCATATTCATCCGATAAAAAGCTTTATTGGATTTGGAGATTTTACACAGTTTTCAGAGACTACAGAAGTTGCACAAAGTATAGTAAACGGTTTTCATAAAAACTCCTGGCAAGCTGTAGAAATTATCTATACTCATTTTAAAACAACCCTTAAACAAAAAACGGTTCACAAGCAATTGTTACCTGCATCAGAAGAATCACTTACAGAGTTTATTCAAGAAATTATTCCAGAGTATGGAAAGTATAGTGATATTAGAGACAAATCATTGCCAGAATCACATTATAATTACACATATACTTTTGAACCAAGTCCTGAGAAGATTGTTGTGCCGTTAGTAGAAAATATTTTAAAGACTGCATTGCATCATATAATGCTTGAATCTAATGCTTCAGAACATTCAGCTCGTATGGTAACAATGAAAAGTGCTACAGATAATGCAAGTGAATTGAAAGATACCCTTACGCTAGAAATGAATAAAGCACGTCAAGCGGGAATCACATCTGAGATTAGTGAGATTATAGCTGGTGCAGAAGCCTTATCATAA
- the atpA gene encoding F0F1 ATP synthase subunit alpha, translating into MSDIIENLKKEIEGAQLEVRAQKIGTVIEVGDGIARVSGLRDIAMQEMIQFETAHGKVDGVAFNLEEDTVGAIVLGNAEFIREGDLVTHKGNLLSVPVGEDLIGRVVDALGNPLDGKGPLFDTHQKITMYPVERVAPGVTDREPVNTPIHTGIKAVDAMIPIGRGQRQLIIGDRQTGKTSIAIDTIINQKSDTRFTTPICIYVAIGQKESKVAKLIAKLEEAGALEYSIIVSAPASTSASMRYIAPYAATAMGEYFMHKGKDVVIIYDDLSKHAVSYREISLLLRRPPGREAFPGDIFYLHSRLLERSARLRKEKGGGSMTALPIIETQLSDVSAYIPTNVISITDGQIYLESELFNKGTRPAINPGLSVSRVGGAAQTKAMKKIAGKMRLDLAQYRELAAFSQFASDLDESTKKILEKGKKVSEILKQPELEPLPFYYQVVEIFAVSNGYFDAVPAKNIQARAKDLIVYLHKMHRGILETIEKTGELSQETIDTLKAALEEFNRVTPQ; encoded by the coding sequence ATGTCGGACATCATAGAAAATTTAAAGAAAGAAATTGAAGGAGCACAGCTCGAAGTACGCGCTCAAAAAATAGGTACTGTTATTGAAGTTGGAGACGGTATTGCTCGAGTGTCTGGATTGCGTGATATTGCAATGCAAGAAATGATTCAATTTGAAACTGCTCATGGGAAAGTAGATGGTGTAGCATTTAATCTTGAAGAAGATACTGTTGGAGCAATTGTGTTGGGTAATGCTGAATTTATTCGTGAGGGTGATTTGGTAACTCATAAAGGTAATTTACTATCAGTACCTGTAGGAGAAGATCTCATCGGAAGAGTTGTCGACGCCCTTGGGAATCCTCTTGATGGGAAAGGCCCGTTATTTGATACTCATCAAAAAATAACCATGTATCCTGTTGAACGTGTTGCTCCAGGTGTAACAGATCGAGAACCAGTAAACACTCCAATTCACACAGGAATTAAAGCTGTAGATGCAATGATTCCTATTGGACGTGGTCAGCGTCAGCTTATTATTGGTGATAGACAAACAGGCAAAACATCTATAGCTATAGATACTATTATTAATCAAAAAAGTGACACACGATTTACTACTCCAATTTGTATTTATGTTGCTATTGGTCAAAAAGAATCTAAAGTAGCAAAGCTAATTGCTAAGCTTGAAGAAGCAGGTGCATTAGAATACTCGATTATAGTTTCGGCACCCGCATCGACATCAGCATCGATGAGATATATTGCACCCTATGCTGCTACCGCAATGGGAGAGTATTTTATGCATAAGGGAAAAGATGTTGTTATTATTTATGATGATCTTTCAAAACATGCAGTGAGTTATCGAGAAATTTCATTGTTGCTTCGACGACCTCCAGGTAGAGAAGCATTTCCTGGAGATATTTTTTACCTGCATTCACGATTATTGGAACGATCTGCTCGTCTCCGAAAAGAAAAAGGTGGGGGATCAATGACTGCACTTCCAATTATTGAAACTCAGTTGAGTGATGTGTCTGCCTATATTCCTACAAATGTTATTTCAATTACTGATGGTCAGATTTATCTTGAGTCAGAGTTGTTTAATAAAGGTACGAGACCCGCTATTAACCCTGGACTTTCTGTGTCGAGAGTAGGAGGAGCTGCACAAACAAAAGCAATGAAAAAGATTGCTGGTAAAATGCGATTGGATTTAGCTCAGTATCGAGAGCTTGCTGCATTTTCTCAGTTTGCTTCAGACCTCGACGAATCAACAAAAAAGATTCTTGAAAAAGGTAAGAAAGTAAGTGAAATTTTGAAACAGCCAGAATTAGAACCGCTTCCGTTTTATTATCAGGTTGTAGAAATCTTTGCTGTTTCAAATGGGTATTTCGATGCTGTTCCAGCAAAAAACATTCAGGCACGAGCTAAAGATTTAATTGTGTACCTGCATAAGATGCACCGTGGAATTCTTGAAACAATAGAAAAAACGGGGGAGTTATCTCAAGAAACTATTGATACACTTAAAGCTGCTTTGGAAGAATTCAATCGAGTCACTCCACAATAA